A genome region from Syntrophaceae bacterium includes the following:
- the rpsO gene encoding 30S ribosomal protein S15: protein MLDAEKRKEIIAGFRTHESDTGSPEVQVALLSARIQYLTEHFKTHKKDHHSRRGLLKLVGQRRRLLEYLKNKDVTRYRKIIERLGLRK, encoded by the coding sequence GTGCTTGACGCAGAAAAGAGGAAAGAGATCATTGCCGGCTTCAGGACCCACGAGAGCGACACGGGCTCTCCCGAGGTGCAGGTTGCCCTGCTGAGCGCCAGGATCCAGTACCTGACGGAGCATTTCAAGACGCACAAGAAGGATCATCACTCCCGCCGGGGTCTTCTGAAGCTCGTCGGGCAGCGCCGGCGGCTGCTGGAGTATCTCAAGAACAAGGACGTGACCCGTTACCGGAAGATCATCGAAAGGCTCGGTCTCAGGAAGTAG